A genomic region of Pogoniulus pusillus isolate bPogPus1 chromosome 35, bPogPus1.pri, whole genome shotgun sequence contains the following coding sequences:
- the GPR21 gene encoding probable G-protein coupled receptor 21, which produces MNSSLVGNQSGRPFCLLAISYLETINFCLLEVVIIVFLMVLIISGNIIVIFVFHCAPLLNHHTTSYFIQTMAYADLLVGVSCLVPSLSLLHYPIVLSESLVCQIFGYVVSVLKSVSMASLACISIDRYIAITKPLTYNTLVTPWRLRICILIIWLYSCLVFLPSFRWGKPGYHGDVFQWCANSWNTDPYFTLFIVVMLYAPAAFIVCFTYFNIFRICQQHTKEINERRVRFSSQDGEAGEAQPCPDKRYAMVLFRITSVFYILWLPYIIYFLLESSNVYSNRVASFLTTWLAISNSFCNCVIYSLSNSVFQKGLKRLSGAICASCTRQRVAKDSSTSRSKRSSNGCHV; this is translated from the coding sequence atgaacTCCTCTTTGGTTGGCAACCAGAGTGGCCGGCCTTTCTGTCTCCTGGCCATTAGCTATTTGGAGACCATCAATTTTTGCCTCCTGGAAGTGGTTATTATTGTGTTTCTCATGGTGCTGATTATTTCAGGCAACATTATTGTGATATTTGTCTTTCACTGTGCACCTCTGCTGAACCACCACACCACCAGCTACTTCATCCAGACTATGGCATACGCTGACCTCCTGGTGGGTGTGAGCTGTCTGGTGCCTTCTTTGTCTCTGCTGCACTACCCTATTGTTTTGAGTGAGTCCTTGGTTTGCCAAATCTTTGGTTATGTGGTGTCAGTGCTGAAGAGTGTCTCCATGGCCTCTTTGGCATGCATTAGCATTGACAGATACATTGCCATCACAAAGCCACTGACCTACAACACACTCGTTACCCCATGGAGACTTCGAATCTGCATACTGATCATTTGGCTGTACTCCTGCCTGGTCTTCTTACCTTCCTTTCGCTGGGGAAAGCCTGGATATCATGGGGATGTGTTCCAGTGGTGTGCCAATTCCTGGAACACTGATCCCTATTTTACCCTCTTCATTGTGGTGATGCTCTATGCCCCAGCTGCGTTCATCGTCTGCTTCACTTACTTCAACATCTTCCgcatctgccagcagcacaccaaGGAGATCAACGAGAGACGAGTGCGCTTCAGCTCTCAGGatggggaggctggggaggcacaGCCTTGCCCGGACAAGCGCTATGCCATGGTTCTCTTTCGCATCACCAGTGTCTTCTACATCCTCTGGTTGCCCTACATAATCTATTTTCTGCTGGAGAGCTCCAATGTCTATAGTAACCGTGTTGCATCCTTCTTGACCACTTGGCTTGCCATTAGCAACAGTTTCTGCAACTGTGTCATTTACAGTCTGTCCAACAGTGTCTTTCAGAAGGGGCTTAAGCGTCTCTCGGGGGCTATTTGTGCCTCTTGCACTAGACAGAGGGTAGCTAAGGACTCCTCTACCTCTAGGAGCAAAAGATCTTCTAATGGATGTCATGTCTAA